In Carnobacterium sp. CP1, the following are encoded in one genomic region:
- a CDS encoding polyprenyl synthetase family protein codes for MPIHSMWDDFPEIKDELAESYAVMEKKVHIRNKEVEQVIFDLLRSGGKLLRPAYFILFSRFGNTKTQNHKQITHAAASLEILHMATLVHDDIIDDSPTRRGSPTVQSKYGKDIAVYTGDFLFAVYFGLIADSTESLSTIRLNAFVMKRILLGELDQMHLRYNTEITLRQYLRNINGKTAQLFSLSCLQGAKIGQANLAVTTSSQHIGHNIGIAFQILDDVLDYTKDSESLKKPVLEDMKQGVYSLPLILALRGNKKKFDPFLSKGPNMSDEDVQIVSDLVSQYGGVDEAKQLAKRYTDKALKAIRLLPERPEKAVLYQLTKQLLHRDY; via the coding sequence ATGCCGATTCATTCTATGTGGGATGATTTCCCAGAAATTAAAGACGAATTAGCTGAAAGCTATGCAGTGATGGAAAAAAAGGTTCATATACGAAACAAGGAAGTTGAACAGGTTATCTTTGACTTACTGCGTTCGGGCGGAAAACTTTTACGACCTGCTTACTTCATCTTATTCTCCCGTTTTGGAAACACCAAAACACAAAATCACAAACAAATCACCCATGCCGCAGCCTCATTAGAGATTTTGCATATGGCTACCTTGGTACATGATGATATCATTGACGACTCTCCTACTAGACGCGGCAGTCCGACAGTTCAATCAAAGTATGGAAAAGATATTGCTGTTTATACTGGAGATTTTTTATTTGCTGTCTATTTCGGCTTAATTGCAGACTCAACCGAATCTCTCTCCACTATCCGGTTGAACGCTTTTGTGATGAAACGCATTTTGCTTGGTGAACTGGATCAAATGCACCTACGCTACAACACCGAAATTACTTTGCGGCAATACCTCAGGAATATTAACGGGAAAACAGCCCAGCTTTTTTCTTTAAGCTGTCTTCAAGGAGCTAAAATCGGTCAAGCTAACCTAGCCGTCACAACCAGCAGCCAGCATATCGGCCACAATATTGGTATTGCTTTTCAAATATTAGATGATGTTTTAGATTACACTAAAGATAGTGAATCGTTAAAAAAACCTGTTTTAGAAGATATGAAACAAGGCGTCTATTCGCTTCCTCTTATTTTGGCACTAAGAGGAAACAAAAAAAAGTTCGACCCCTTCTTATCGAAAGGTCCGAATATGTCTGATGAAGATGTTCAAATCGTTTCTGATTTGGTTAGTCAATACGGTGGTGTAGATGAAGCTAAACAATTAGCGAAACGCTATACCGATAAAGCATTAAAAGCCATCCGGCTTTTACCGGAACGTCCTGAAAAAGCCGTTCTTTACCAGTTAACTAAACAACTCCTCCACCGAGATTATTAA
- the cydC gene encoding thiol reductant ABC exporter subunit CydC, which translates to MNKNKLTEMRATFANDTWVKPFMAKYRKLLHLVLFLGFMTLFSASALMFVSGFLISKSASIPENIMLVYVPIVLTRAFGISRPVFRYIERLTSHNWVLKMTSDLRLKLYRSLEQDAVFIKNKYKTGDILAVLAEDIDHIQNLYLRTIFPILISWGIYIAVIIGLGLFSLPFALLMMLMLAVVAILLPLVSLLVNGARMAAQKTARNGLYDQLTDAVLGVGDWLFSGRKNDFLKSYESSEQAVREEDYRIKRFDRTRDFLLQVTFAIIAVAVLIWTSTVFQGEQGGAANWIAAFVLAVFPLVDAFATVPSAASELTIYEDSVKRMNALPKIKEDESDDSSHAIAIAKLNEQSFREIRMDQVSFSYETGSKLIVDEFTLAIPKGKKIAILGKSGAGKSTIGKMLRGDLIPQKGSVTLNGVPTSELGDDISKWVGVINQNPHLFDTSVLNNVRLGNIEASDEAVIEALYQVGLGDMIAALPEGFHTSVEEAGGRFSGGEGQRLALARILLQDTPIVLLDEPTVGLDPITEQILLDTLFTVLKDKSIIWITHHLQGVDQMDEVVFIENGKIEIQGTPQELLAENARYQRLYRLDRGE; encoded by the coding sequence ATGAATAAAAATAAGTTAACTGAAATGCGCGCTACTTTCGCCAATGATACCTGGGTAAAACCATTTATGGCGAAGTACCGGAAGTTATTGCATCTAGTTTTGTTTTTAGGGTTTATGACTTTATTTAGTGCAAGTGCGTTAATGTTTGTTTCAGGGTTCTTGATCAGCAAATCTGCTAGTATACCTGAAAACATTATGCTGGTTTACGTACCGATTGTTTTGACCCGTGCATTTGGGATCAGTCGTCCCGTTTTTCGTTATATCGAACGATTGACCAGCCACAATTGGGTCTTGAAAATGACATCTGATTTACGCCTCAAGCTGTACCGTTCGCTTGAGCAAGATGCTGTATTTATTAAGAATAAATACAAAACAGGGGATATCTTAGCCGTATTGGCAGAAGATATCGATCACATTCAAAATCTTTATTTAAGAACGATTTTCCCTATTTTGATTTCTTGGGGCATTTACATTGCTGTGATTATTGGGTTAGGTCTATTCTCTCTTCCCTTTGCATTGTTAATGATGCTGATGTTGGCAGTTGTAGCCATCTTATTGCCGCTTGTTTCTTTGCTAGTTAATGGAGCAAGAATGGCTGCGCAAAAAACAGCCAGAAATGGCTTATATGATCAATTGACCGATGCTGTTTTAGGAGTTGGCGATTGGTTATTCAGCGGACGGAAAAACGATTTTCTGAAAAGTTATGAAAGCAGTGAACAAGCTGTCCGGGAAGAAGATTACCGAATCAAACGTTTTGATCGAACACGTGATTTTCTGCTGCAAGTTACATTTGCTATTATTGCAGTTGCTGTTTTGATTTGGACAAGTACTGTTTTTCAGGGTGAACAAGGTGGAGCAGCCAATTGGATCGCTGCATTTGTTTTAGCTGTTTTTCCTTTAGTCGATGCGTTTGCGACGGTTCCAAGCGCTGCTTCAGAATTAACGATTTATGAAGATTCGGTCAAACGCATGAATGCTTTGCCTAAAATAAAAGAAGACGAGTCTGACGATTCATCACATGCGATTGCCATTGCTAAGTTAAATGAACAGTCTTTCCGAGAAATACGGATGGATCAAGTTTCATTCTCTTATGAAACAGGTTCAAAGTTGATTGTGGATGAGTTCACGCTTGCGATTCCAAAAGGCAAAAAAATAGCTATTTTAGGAAAGAGCGGAGCAGGAAAAAGCACCATTGGAAAAATGCTTCGAGGCGATTTGATTCCACAAAAAGGCAGCGTCACTTTAAACGGTGTGCCAACGAGTGAACTTGGAGATGACATTTCGAAATGGGTCGGGGTTATCAACCAAAACCCGCATCTGTTCGATACGTCTGTCTTAAACAATGTTCGTTTAGGAAATATTGAAGCGAGTGATGAAGCAGTTATCGAAGCTCTTTATCAAGTAGGACTAGGCGACATGATAGCTGCTTTGCCAGAAGGATTCCATACTTCTGTAGAAGAAGCAGGTGGACGCTTTTCGGGTGGAGAAGGGCAACGCTTAGCGTTGGCTCGAATCTTGCTTCAAGATACGCCTATTGTGTTGTTAGATGAGCCAACAGTCGGTTTGGACCCTATTACGGAACAAATATTGTTGGATACACTCTTTACTGTTCTAAAGGACAAAAGCATTATTTGGATCACCCATCATCTTCAAGGGGTGGACCAAATGGATGAAGTTGTATTTATTGAGAATGGGAAAATTGAAATTCAAGGAACACCACAAGAATTATTAGCAGAAAATGCACGCTATCAACGTCTCTATCGTCTAGACCGAGGAGAGTAA
- a CDS encoding NAD(P)/FAD-dependent oxidoreductase: protein MSKTNVVILGAGYAGLRALRSLQSKRLDIDITLVNKNEYHYEATYLHEVASGAHAAERISYPIKDVVTPKRTNFIQDTVVVVNKDEKTVELEKNGTISFDYLILALGFESESFGIKGVDEFGLPMVDIETSKAVDEHLRKQFEKYNETKDESYLSIVVCGAGFTSIEYIGELTLQMPKLVKQYNVPAEKIQITCIEAMSNLLPMFDKELSDYGIEILKKRGVKFFVGTPIKELTADTVIYEEAGELKSVKAKTIVWTTGVRGSSIVERSGFEQRRNRVMVENDLTAPGYPEIFIIGDCSAVMDSKTNRPFPPTAQIALKQGVSAANNLEAKLKGTAIKPFTFTSLGTVCSIGNTEAIGEVMGRNLKGYPASVMKKIIGDRSLMMTGGVGITAKKGRFDFFR from the coding sequence ATGAGCAAAACAAACGTTGTTATTTTAGGTGCAGGTTATGCAGGACTTAGAGCTTTGAGAAGTCTTCAAAGCAAACGATTAGATATAGATATCACTCTTGTGAATAAAAACGAATACCACTATGAAGCAACATATCTACACGAAGTAGCCAGCGGAGCGCATGCTGCTGAAAGAATCAGCTACCCAATCAAAGATGTTGTAACCCCAAAACGAACTAATTTTATTCAAGACACTGTTGTAGTAGTCAATAAAGACGAAAAGACAGTTGAATTAGAAAAAAACGGCACTATTTCATTTGACTATTTGATCTTAGCACTAGGCTTTGAATCAGAGTCATTTGGAATCAAAGGTGTTGACGAGTTTGGTTTGCCGATGGTCGATATTGAAACGTCAAAAGCAGTTGACGAACACTTACGGAAACAATTCGAAAAATACAATGAAACAAAAGACGAATCTTATTTAAGCATTGTCGTTTGTGGAGCAGGGTTTACAAGTATTGAATACATTGGAGAATTAACGCTTCAAATGCCGAAATTGGTCAAACAATATAATGTACCGGCTGAAAAAATACAAATCACTTGTATTGAAGCGATGTCTAATTTATTGCCAATGTTCGATAAAGAACTATCTGACTACGGTATCGAAATATTGAAAAAACGCGGTGTTAAATTCTTTGTTGGAACGCCGATCAAAGAGCTTACAGCTGACACTGTAATCTACGAAGAAGCTGGAGAATTAAAATCAGTTAAAGCGAAAACGATTGTTTGGACAACTGGAGTTCGCGGCAGCAGCATTGTCGAACGCTCAGGTTTTGAACAAAGACGTAACCGCGTAATGGTAGAAAATGATTTAACGGCTCCAGGTTATCCAGAGATCTTCATTATTGGAGACTGTTCAGCCGTAATGGATAGTAAAACCAACCGTCCATTCCCGCCAACTGCTCAAATTGCTTTGAAACAAGGAGTCAGCGCTGCTAATAACCTAGAAGCCAAATTGAAAGGAACTGCCATCAAACCATTCACATTTACTTCTTTAGGAACAGTTTGTTCTATCGGCAATACTGAAGCAATCGGAGAAGTTATGGGCCGCAACTTAAAAGGCTACCCAGCATCGGTTATGAAAAAAATAATCGGAGACCGTTCGTTAATGATGACAGGCGGAGTGGGAATCACTGCTAAAAAAGGCCGTTTTGACTTTTTCCGTTAA
- a CDS encoding acyl-CoA thioesterase — MKKNLSQYEHKAQYYETYQMGIIHHSNYIRWFEEARTSLLDEVGFGYDQMEKEGIIVPVLAISCDYTSMVRYNQTVLILPKVETFNGIRMTISYQITDKATGELKAAGKSNHCFLDKDYRPISLKKANKKIYDLFEELIGKDLG; from the coding sequence GTGAAAAAGAACTTATCTCAATACGAACACAAAGCACAATATTATGAAACGTATCAAATGGGCATTATTCACCACTCAAATTACATTCGTTGGTTTGAAGAAGCAAGAACCAGCTTGCTGGATGAAGTGGGGTTTGGCTACGATCAGATGGAAAAAGAAGGCATCATCGTTCCTGTATTAGCTATTTCTTGTGATTACACATCAATGGTGCGCTACAACCAAACGGTCTTGATCTTACCAAAAGTAGAAACCTTTAATGGCATCAGAATGACCATTTCTTATCAAATCACCGATAAAGCAACTGGCGAACTAAAAGCTGCTGGAAAAAGCAATCATTGTTTTTTAGATAAAGATTATCGTCCTATTTCGTTAAAAAAAGCTAATAAAAAAATCTATGACTTATTTGAAGAACTTATTGGAAAAGACCTTGGATAA
- a CDS encoding glycosyltransferase family 8 protein, whose translation MSRKRKIPIVSAADENYAPYLSVMMMSLLENLANDVEVTFYIIDDHISADSKEKLNQVVSNQPATISYLEVDSDLYADVLESDHITQTAYYRISLPDLLADKHYEKVLYIDCDVLVQADISELYDTDIGDNVIGAVIDPGQALVLGRLGVETEDYYFNSGLMLMDLDNWRKANITEKTLTFLQEEDEKIIYHDQDALNAIVYEKWFPLHPKWNLQTSLLFERHQPPTEQYAKWYKEAIQKPSIIHFTGHDKPWNSEEYHPYTELYLEELAKSPFHLKETEKESTK comes from the coding sequence ATGAGCCGAAAAAGGAAAATTCCAATTGTGAGTGCCGCAGATGAAAATTATGCACCGTATCTGAGTGTAATGATGATGAGTTTGCTCGAAAACTTAGCAAATGACGTTGAAGTGACGTTTTACATTATCGATGACCATATCTCGGCGGATAGCAAAGAAAAGTTGAACCAAGTAGTTTCCAATCAACCAGCTACTATTAGCTATTTAGAAGTGGATTCCGACTTGTACGCAGATGTGTTAGAGAGTGATCATATTACTCAAACTGCTTACTACCGCATCTCTTTACCTGATTTACTAGCAGATAAACATTATGAAAAAGTCCTTTATATCGATTGCGATGTTTTAGTGCAAGCAGATATTTCGGAACTATACGATACAGACATTGGCGATAACGTCATTGGCGCCGTTATCGATCCAGGACAAGCACTTGTTTTAGGCCGGTTAGGAGTTGAAACAGAAGATTATTACTTCAATTCAGGACTGATGCTAATGGATTTAGACAATTGGCGAAAAGCGAATATTACAGAAAAAACACTAACTTTCTTACAAGAAGAAGATGAAAAAATTATTTATCATGACCAAGATGCATTGAACGCGATTGTTTATGAGAAATGGTTTCCGCTTCATCCTAAATGGAACCTCCAAACGTCTTTATTATTCGAAAGACATCAACCGCCAACAGAACAATATGCGAAATGGTACAAAGAAGCCATTCAAAAGCCCTCAATCATTCACTTCACTGGCCATGATAAACCTTGGAATTCAGAGGAATATCATCCTTACACTGAACTTTACCTAGAAGAATTAGCGAAATCACCGTTTCATTTAAAAGAAACTGAGAAAGAATCAACTAAATAA
- the add gene encoding adenosine deaminase: MQHAILKKLPKIELHCHLDGSIRPATLRKIAEEQGYPLPSGEQELKQLLQAPEECKNLEEYLTCFDPVLDCLQTEKALETAAYDVVEQAAEENILYIEIRYAPLLSTRNGLSCDAVIEAILKGLAKAEKNFHVKSNLLLCGMRGDSLADNLSVVEAARTFLKKGVAGIDLAGNEKDYPPAEFEDFFQLGEKYAIPITTHAGECGCAQNVRDSILLGAVRIGHGIAVKDSLETIQFCIDKNVLLEICPTSNLQTKTVNSWEDYPFRKFIDAGLKVSINTDNRTVSNTTLTDEYLLLHNHFGLDYALMQKINLDALAYAFTDEQTKSQLAARISSGYLPQLMSEAAST, from the coding sequence ATGCAACACGCTATATTAAAAAAATTACCTAAAATTGAATTGCATTGCCATCTTGACGGTTCAATTCGTCCTGCTACCTTAAGAAAAATTGCCGAGGAACAAGGATACCCATTGCCCTCAGGAGAACAAGAACTGAAGCAGCTTTTGCAAGCGCCAGAAGAGTGCAAAAATTTAGAAGAGTACTTAACTTGTTTTGATCCCGTATTAGATTGTCTCCAAACTGAAAAAGCGCTGGAAACAGCTGCATATGATGTGGTTGAACAAGCTGCGGAGGAAAATATCCTTTACATTGAGATTCGTTATGCACCCTTGTTGTCTACTCGAAATGGTTTGAGTTGCGACGCTGTTATTGAAGCCATTCTAAAAGGGTTGGCTAAAGCTGAAAAAAACTTTCATGTCAAAAGCAACTTATTGTTGTGCGGCATGCGCGGCGATTCATTGGCAGATAATCTTTCAGTAGTGGAAGCGGCACGAACATTCCTAAAAAAAGGAGTTGCTGGGATTGATTTAGCCGGAAATGAAAAAGATTATCCTCCGGCTGAATTTGAGGATTTTTTCCAGCTTGGAGAAAAATATGCGATTCCGATCACCACTCATGCTGGTGAATGTGGATGTGCACAAAATGTACGCGATTCGATTCTTTTAGGAGCCGTTCGAATTGGACATGGGATAGCCGTTAAGGACAGTCTAGAAACGATTCAGTTTTGCATAGATAAAAATGTTTTACTCGAAATTTGTCCAACTAGCAACTTGCAAACAAAAACCGTTAACAGCTGGGAAGACTATCCTTTCAGAAAATTTATTGATGCTGGATTAAAAGTCAGCATCAATACCGATAATCGGACTGTTTCCAATACAACTTTGACAGACGAGTACTTACTGCTGCACAACCATTTCGGATTGGATTATGCTTTGATGCAAAAAATAAATTTAGATGCACTCGCTTATGCTTTCACAGATGAACAGACAAAATCACAGCTAGCAGCACGGATTTCTTCAGGGTACCTGCCGCAATTAATGTCTGAAGCTGCTTCTACCTAA
- a CDS encoding glycosyltransferase family 8 protein: MFDSKNITIVSSSNEAFVPHLATLFLSLLVTKKPDTTLHFYVIDDNISLNSKFLLNRTVNKYNARISYLTIDASEFDNVVESDRIPKTAYYRISIPNLLKDTPRAIYLDCDMICLEDIQTLWELDLGENLLAAVEDSGFHDRLNLMGIQCKSDTYFNSGMMVMDLENWRKEKITEQAFAFIDEHPDLLRFHDQDTLNAILHDRWLELHPRWNAQTYLMLEEKEHPTALGQSQWEEAKADPAIVHFCGHEKPWHENSVHPYRETYFALRNQTTFPVAAPAKDVKQVK, from the coding sequence ATGTTTGATTCAAAAAATATAACGATTGTGTCATCCAGTAATGAAGCTTTTGTGCCGCACTTAGCTACGCTTTTTCTTTCACTATTAGTCACGAAAAAGCCAGATACGACGCTGCATTTTTATGTGATCGATGACAATATTTCATTAAACTCAAAATTTTTATTAAACCGGACTGTGAATAAATACAATGCTCGGATCAGTTATTTAACGATTGATGCCTCAGAATTTGACAATGTGGTAGAAAGCGATCGTATCCCTAAAACTGCTTATTACCGCATATCGATTCCAAACCTTTTAAAAGACACGCCGCGTGCCATTTACCTTGATTGCGATATGATTTGTCTAGAAGACATCCAAACGCTGTGGGAGCTCGACTTGGGCGAAAACTTGCTGGCAGCTGTGGAAGATTCGGGCTTCCATGATCGGTTGAATTTGATGGGGATTCAATGCAAATCGGATACGTACTTTAATTCAGGGATGATGGTAATGGATTTAGAAAATTGGCGTAAAGAAAAAATTACGGAACAAGCCTTTGCGTTTATCGACGAGCACCCTGATTTATTGCGTTTCCATGACCAAGATACTTTAAATGCGATTTTACATGACCGGTGGTTGGAATTGCATCCTCGCTGGAATGCTCAAACCTATTTGATGTTGGAAGAGAAAGAACATCCAACTGCTCTTGGACAATCCCAATGGGAGGAAGCGAAAGCTGATCCAGCTATCGTCCATTTTTGCGGACATGAAAAACCATGGCATGAAAATTCTGTTCACCCTTACCGGGAAACGTACTTTGCCTTACGCAATCAAACGACCTTCCCAGTTGCTGCTCCCGCAAAAGATGTCAAACAGGTCAAATAA
- a CDS encoding helix-turn-helix transcriptional regulator, which translates to MLKMNVKTFNPEILYVFDVTTTGPSTSKKHHHDFLEMSILVEGETFYTIENQEVHLKEETILLFNPGVSHHEQAPAGVENTQIHIGFRNVNLDRFPKDYFPVESPIIRLNDYNKDFFAICREIIKERSTSQAGYELMLKTLVMRLIVFLLRDKNTLSAHHLTSALTAEEQEKQQIVNEIILYLEGHYIEDITLNSLAQEHFISPANLSRIFKEETGDSPINHLIKIRLNQAKALMETEKDITVKEISHLVGYEDALYFSKLFKKYYGQPPSSFLQKSS; encoded by the coding sequence ATGTTGAAAATGAATGTGAAAACGTTTAACCCTGAAATTTTATATGTTTTTGATGTCACTACCACTGGCCCTTCAACGAGTAAAAAACACCATCATGACTTCTTAGAAATGTCGATCCTTGTTGAAGGCGAAACTTTTTATACGATTGAAAACCAAGAGGTTCATTTAAAAGAAGAAACGATTCTATTATTCAATCCCGGCGTCAGTCACCATGAACAAGCTCCAGCAGGGGTAGAAAACACTCAAATCCATATCGGTTTTCGCAATGTAAATTTAGATCGTTTCCCAAAAGACTATTTTCCCGTTGAATCTCCAATCATTCGATTGAACGACTACAACAAAGATTTTTTTGCTATTTGTCGCGAGATCATTAAAGAACGTTCAACTAGTCAGGCTGGTTATGAACTGATGCTAAAAACGTTAGTTATGAGGCTCATCGTGTTTTTGTTACGAGACAAAAATACTCTTTCCGCACACCATTTAACGTCGGCGCTAACAGCCGAAGAACAGGAAAAACAACAAATCGTCAACGAGATCATTCTCTATTTGGAAGGCCATTATATAGAAGACATTACTTTAAACAGCTTAGCTCAAGAACACTTTATCAGCCCCGCCAATCTTTCTCGTATCTTTAAAGAAGAAACAGGTGATTCTCCAATCAATCATTTGATTAAAATCCGCTTAAACCAAGCAAAAGCTTTAATGGAAACTGAAAAAGACATCACCGTTAAAGAAATTTCTCATTTGGTTGGCTATGAGGATGCTTTATATTTCAGCAAGCTGTTCAAAAAATATTACGGCCAACCACCCTCTAGCTTTTTACAAAAAAGCAGTTAA
- a CDS encoding ABC transporter ATP-binding protein, whose translation MGSIKWVWKYIKPNRWKMFFATILVIVVALLNIVSPLIGGMLVDEVIVDQRIGLLIPLLAVMIAASVLRTGLRYVYQIMYERIGQNSIYKIREDMYKKLQELDFTFFNNTRVGDLMARMTGDTDAIRHAISWLSYNVLDNFLLLVSAIVVMGIIEWRLMLALIVVTPFIGILTIMLSNKANPVFYEIRESFSRLNSMVEENIGGNKVVKAFAREDYEIEKFNHFNENYKRRNLESAAVTKAYLPALETLAAFLSVITIGFGGFLVIGGQMSLGDLVAFNGFIWMLNLPMRNVGWYVNDLQRFIASTYKIRELLAAKPMIPLEQRQTTPTIRGIVEFQDVSFHFADDPDTEVLSHISLKAVPGQTIGILGETGSGKSTLVNLISRFFDPTEGRILIDGQDARRINVRELRRHIAIVMQDVFLFSETVKENIAFGTPGAELERIKNMARVADASPFIERMPEQYDTFLGERGSGLSGGQRQRISLARGLMKDPAILILDDTTSAVDMETEVKIHNELQDVMQQKTTFIIANRISSVKRADEIIILSHGKIVERGTHTSLLAAKGAYYKIYLKQLGKTEEEVTSDGTE comes from the coding sequence ATGGGAAGTATTAAATGGGTCTGGAAATACATCAAACCGAATAGATGGAAAATGTTCTTCGCCACGATTTTAGTTATTGTGGTCGCGTTGTTGAATATTGTTTCTCCATTAATAGGTGGGATGCTGGTCGATGAAGTTATCGTAGACCAAAGGATCGGACTACTGATTCCGTTGTTGGCGGTTATGATTGCTGCTTCAGTTCTTCGAACAGGTTTGCGGTATGTGTATCAAATCATGTATGAACGCATCGGACAAAATTCAATTTACAAAATAAGAGAAGATATGTATAAAAAATTACAAGAGCTCGACTTCACCTTCTTTAACAATACACGAGTTGGGGACTTAATGGCTCGGATGACAGGGGATACGGACGCTATCCGACATGCTATTTCTTGGTTGTCGTATAACGTTTTAGACAACTTTTTACTCCTCGTCTCAGCTATCGTTGTGATGGGTATCATTGAATGGCGATTGATGTTAGCATTGATTGTTGTAACACCTTTTATTGGAATTTTAACGATTATGTTATCCAATAAAGCCAATCCAGTCTTTTATGAAATACGAGAAAGTTTTTCCAGATTAAACTCAATGGTAGAAGAAAATATTGGCGGAAACAAAGTGGTCAAAGCTTTTGCCAGAGAAGATTATGAAATCGAAAAATTTAACCATTTCAATGAAAACTACAAGCGCAGGAATTTAGAATCTGCAGCAGTCACGAAAGCTTATTTGCCGGCATTAGAAACGCTGGCAGCATTCTTATCTGTTATTACGATCGGTTTCGGCGGTTTCTTGGTTATTGGCGGACAAATGAGCTTAGGCGATTTGGTAGCTTTTAACGGGTTCATCTGGATGTTGAACCTTCCAATGCGAAATGTTGGCTGGTATGTCAACGACTTGCAGCGCTTTATTGCGTCAACATACAAAATCAGAGAATTATTAGCAGCTAAACCGATGATTCCGCTTGAACAACGACAAACGACACCAACGATCAGAGGAATCGTGGAATTCCAAGATGTTTCCTTCCATTTTGCTGATGACCCAGATACAGAAGTACTAAGCCATATTTCCTTAAAAGCAGTGCCAGGCCAAACGATTGGGATCCTGGGGGAAACGGGTTCAGGGAAATCAACATTAGTGAATTTGATTTCGCGCTTTTTTGATCCAACAGAAGGGCGTATCTTAATCGACGGACAAGACGCAAGACGAATCAATGTTCGGGAATTAAGAAGACACATCGCCATCGTAATGCAAGATGTCTTCTTATTCTCAGAAACAGTTAAAGAAAACATTGCTTTTGGAACACCTGGAGCGGAGTTGGAACGAATCAAAAATATGGCTCGTGTGGCTGATGCCAGTCCGTTTATTGAACGGATGCCTGAGCAGTATGATACGTTTCTTGGCGAACGAGGCAGCGGGTTGTCAGGCGGACAACGCCAACGGATTTCCTTAGCTCGCGGTTTAATGAAAGACCCTGCTATTTTGATTCTAGATGACACGACTTCGGCAGTTGATATGGAAACAGAGGTTAAAATTCACAACGAACTGCAAGATGTGATGCAACAAAAAACAACCTTTATTATTGCTAACCGTATTTCTTCGGTCAAACGAGCGGATGAAATTATTATTCTTTCACATGGGAAAATCGTAGAACGAGGAACGCATACATCCCTATTGGCAGCTAAAGGGGCTTACTACAAAATTTATTTGAAACAACTAGGGAAAACAGAGGAAGAGGTGACAAGCGATGGCACAGAGTAA